The following proteins are encoded in a genomic region of Opisthocomus hoazin isolate bOpiHoa1 chromosome 4, bOpiHoa1.hap1, whole genome shotgun sequence:
- the TNK2 gene encoding activated CDC42 kinase 1 isoform X4, with translation MLGMLLPAPEPPTHPSAGARQGGTVPPHPPRLPQSPGCRTMLPPRPPPPGCLRCIPAGGLQPAGVGGEGGCERGAGAGGDAAASLLGCRSGESRRAVGLPSREDDSGARPGSGNFLPCDPAPGSSPRHPRAGAGATVEPPTRSRRAAAPAMGERCDYQRLSSAEEEEEEEMLGPLPHSYSDSTGQGALRPGTGHPAPCPRRDIAPGMRCRRRLSCSMQAEEGTDWLLELLTELQLQQYFLRIRDELNVTRLSHFEYVKNEDLEKIGMGRPGQRRLWEAVKRRKAMCKRKSWMSKVFSGKRPESELPPQPQSTFRKPPTPPPPEAGGQHSLTCLVRERDLSLFEKLGDGSFGVVRRGEWCTPAGKTLNVAVKCLKTDVLSQPEALDDFIREVNAMHSLDHRNLIRLYGVVLSHPMKMVTELAPLGSLLDRLRKNQGHFLISTLCQYAIQVAKGMAYLESKRFIHRDLAARNILLASSELVKIGDFGLMRALPKNDDHYVMQEHRKVPFAWCAPESLKTRTFSHASDTWMFGVTLWEMFTYGQEPWIGLNGSQILHKIDKEGERLPRPEDCPQDVYNVMLQCWAHKPEDRPTFVALRDFLVEAQPTDMRALQDFEEPDKLHIQMNDIITVIEGRAENYWWRGQNKRTLKVGQFPRNTVTSVAGLSAHDISQPLKNSFIHTGHGDTNPQHCWGFPDKIDELYLGNPMDPPDVLGVDLSAARPTQLPGRAKKPCYDPVSEEEEGLPGGLRKLCLKKPGTGKGLRPVKPSARVPGTKVGERHPDRPPSEGLAGSEVTLIDFGEEVPQGSPSPVGELTAPSLTKLAMEAFSLLDKTPPQSPTRALPRPLHPTPVVDWDARPLPPPPAYDDVAQDEDDFEVCSITSPPSRRGKTNYGFMDEGERGPALEDNLFLPPKETKQPSLTQTTELFEELQQECMKRLNVPLGPATPTDDKPQIPPRIPIPPRPLRRNEPGRWSGELSPASGGEEDRPPQIPPRDPLSQPTSRTPSPMALQVGSPQQRATLCSCLSTSPGKPMPTTQSFALDPKYATPKVIQAQGKDCSKGPCILPIVKDGQKVSSTHYYLLPERPAYLDKYEKFFKEAKSPEEVPASRLVTTATVRPMVQQPPPDCKANFSSNNSNPGPKCLVKASCSLQKIIYDGPDGYRPADKIRLVQDTVHGVTTEECQAALQNHGWSVQRAVQYLKVEQLFCLGLKSRGECHRVLEMFDWNLAQASSHLLDPYSTARQK, from the exons atgctggggatgctgctgccagccccagaaccccccacccacccctccGCAGGTGCCCGGCAGGGGGGTACGGTGCCTCCTCACCCACCCCGCTTGCCGCAGAGCCCCGGCTGCCGGACGATGCTCCCCCCTCGTCCTCCTCCGCCCGGCTGCCTTCGTTGCATccctgctggggggctgcagcctgccggggtggggggagaagggggctgCGAGCGCGGCGCTGGGGCTGGCGGCGATGCTGCCGCGTCTCTGCTCGGGTGCCGGAGCGGGGAGAGCAGGCGGGCGGTTGGGCTGCCGAGCCGGGAGGACGACAGCGGTGCCAGGCCGGGATCGGG CAACTTTCTGCCATGTGATCCCGCGCCCGGCTCCAGCCCTCGCCACCCCCGGGCAGGCGCGGGAGCCACCGTAGAGCCCCCCACCCGCAgccgccgcgccgcagcccccgccatGGGTGAAAGATGCGACTACCAGCGCCTGAGCAGcgccgaggaagaggaggaggaggagatgctcggccccctgccccacagctacTCGGACAGCACCGGGCAGGGGGCCCTGCGGCCGGGCACCGGGCACCCCGCGCCGTGCCCACGGCGGGACATCGCCCCGGGCATGCGGTGCCGGCGG CGGCTGAGCTGTAGCATGCAGGCGGAGGAGGGCACGGactggctgctggagctgctcaccgagctgcagctgcagcagtacTTCCTGCGCATCCGGGACGAGCTCAACGTCACCCGTCTCTCCCACTTCGAGTACGTCAAAAATGAGGATCTGGAGAAGATCGGCATGGGACGCCCCG GCCAGCGGCGGCTGTGGGAGGCAGTGAAGCGGAGGAAAGCCATGTGCAAGCGGAAATCCTGGATGAGCAAG GTGTTCAGCGGGAAGCGCCCTGAGTCGGAGCTGCCGCCCCAGCCCCAGAGCACCTTCCGCAAGCCCCCCACACCGCCGCCCCCCGAAGCTGGGGGCCAGCACTCTCTCACATGCCTGGTGCGGGAGCGGGACCTCTCGCTCTTCGAGAAGCTGGGCGACGGCTCCTTCGGCGTCGTGCGTCGTGGCGAGTGGTGCACGCCCGCCGGCAAGACG CTGAACGTGGCGGTGAAGTGCCTCAAGACAGACGTGCTGAGCCAGCCAGAGGCACTGGACGACTTCATCCGGGAGGTGAACGCCATGCACTCCCTGGACCACAGGAACCTCATCCGCCTCTACGGTGTGGTGCTCTCCCACCCCATGAAGATG GTGACAGAGCTGGCCCCGCTGGGCTCCCTCCTGGACCGCCTGCGGAAGAACCAGGGCCATTTCCTGATCTCCACCCTCTGCCAGTACGCCATCCAGGTGGCCAAGGGCATGGCCTACCTGGAGTCCAAGCGCTTCATCCACCGGGACCTGGCTGCCCGCAACATCCTGCTGGCCTCCAGCGAGCTGGTCAAGATCGGGGACTTCGGGCTGATGCGGGCCCTGCCCAAAAATGACGACCACTACGTTATGCAGGAGCATCGCAAGGTCCCCTTTGCCTG GTGCGCTCCTGAGAGCCTGAAAACGCGCACCTTCTCCCACGCCAGTGACACCTGGATGTTCGGGGTGACCCTCTGGGAGATGTTCACCTATGGACAGGAGCCCTGGATTGGCCTCAACGGCAGCCAG ATCCTGCACAAGATAGACAAGGAGGGCGAGCGGCTGCCGCGGCCCGAGGACTGTCCCCAGGACGTCTACAACGTCATGCTGCAGTGCTGGGCGCACAAGCCCGAGGACCGACCCACCTTTGTGGCCCTGCGGGACTTCTTGGTGGAG GCCCAGCCCACCGACATGAGGGCACTGCAGGACTTCGAGGAGCCCGACAAGCTGCACATCCAGATGAACGACATCATCACGGTCATCGAGGGCAG gGCCGAGAATTACTGGTGGCGGGGTCAGAATAAGCGGACCCTAAAAGTGGGCCAGTTCCCCCGAAACACGGTGACCTCGGTGGCGGGGCTGTCGGCCCACGACATCAGCCAGCCGCTTAAAAACAGCTTCATCCACACAGGCCATGGAGACACCAACCCGCAGCACTGCTGGGGGTTTCCCGATAAAATTGATGA GCTGTACCTGGGAAATCCCATGGACCCTCCTGACGTTTTAGGTGTGGACCTGAGTGCTGCCAGACCCACCCAGCTACCAGGAAGGGCTAAAA AGCCTTGCTACGACCCGGtcagtgaggaagaggagggtctgcccggggGTCTCAGGAAGCTCTGCCTGAAGAAACCAGGCACAGGGAAGGGTCTGCGACCGGTGAAGCCATCGGCGCGGGTACCGGGCACCAAGGTGGGTGAGCGGCATCCTGACCGGCCACCAAGCGAGGGACTGGCAGGCAGCGAGGTGACCCTCATCGACTTCGGGGAGGAAGTGCCTCAAGGTAGCCCATCGCCGGTGGGGGAGCTGACGGCCCCATCGTTGACCAAGCTGGCCATGGAGGCCTTCTCCTTGCTGGACAAGACCCCACCGCAGAGCCCCACGCGGGCTctaccccggcccctccaccccACGCCGGTGGTGGACTGGGATGCCCGCCCCTTGCCCCCACCGCCCGCCTATGATGACGTGGCACAGGATGAGGATGACTTCGAGGTCTGCTCCATCACCAGCCCCCCGAGCCGGCGGGGCAAGACCAACTACGGCTTCATGGACGAGGGCGAGCGGGGACCGGCACTGGAGGACAACCTCTTCCTGCCCCCCAAGGAGACCAAGCAGCCCAGCCTGACGCAGACCACTGAGCTCTTcgaggagctgcagcaggagtGCATGAAGAGGCTCAACGTCCCCCTGGGACCAGCTACCCCCACTGATGACAAGCCCCAAATCCCCccccgcatccccatcccaccccggcCCCTGCGCCGCAACGAGCCCGGGCGCTGGTCAGGGGAGCTCTCCCCGGCTTCGGGGGGTGAGGAAGACCGTCCGCCCCAGATCCCCCCCCGGGACCCGCTGTCACAGCCCACCTCGCGGACGCCCAGCCCCATGGCCCTGCAGGTGGGCTCCCCCCAGCAACGCGCcaccctctgctcctgcctctccACCTCGCCGGGGAAGCCCATGCCCACCACGCAGAGCTTCGCCCTTGACCCCAAGTACGCCACCCCCAAGGTCATCCAGGCGCAGGGCAAGGACTGCTCCAAGGGACCCTGCATCCTGCCCATTGTGAAGGATGGGCAGAAGGTCAGCAGCACCCACTACTACCTGCTGCCCGAGCGCCCTGCCTACCTGGACAAGTATGAGAAGTTTTTCAAGGAGGCCAAAAGCCCTGAGGAGGTGCCGGCATCCCGCCTGGTCACCACAGCCACCGTCCGTCCCATGGTGCAGCAGCCGCCACCAGACTGCAAGGCCAACTTCTCCTCCAACAATAGCAACCCTGGGCCCAAGTGCCTGGTGAAAGCCTCCTGCAGCCTCCAGAAGATCATCTACGATGGGCCAGATGGCTACCGACCTGCTGACAAGATTCGGCTG gtgcaggacacggTGCATGGCGTGACCACCGAGGAGTGCCAGGCAGCCCTGCAGAACCACGGCTGGAGTGTCCAACGGGCTGTCCAGTACCTGAAG GTGGAGCAGCTCTTCTGCCTGGGGCTGAAGTCCCGCGGCGAGTGCCACCGGGTGCTGGAGATGTTCGACTGGAACCTGGCCCAGGCCAGCTCCCACCTCCTTGACCCCTACAGCACGGCCCGCCAGAAGTAG
- the TNK2 gene encoding activated CDC42 kinase 1 isoform X2, which produces MLGMLLPAPEPPTHPSAGARQGGTVPPHPPRLPQSPGCRTMLPPRPPPPGCLRCIPAGGLQPAGVGGEGGCERGAGAGGDAAASLLGCRSGESRRAVGLPSREDDSGARPGSGNFLPCDPAPGSSPRHPRAGAGATVEPPTRSRRAAAPAMGERCDYQRLSSAEEEEEEEMLGPLPHSYSDSTGQGALRPGTGHPAPCPRRDIAPGMRCRRRLSCSMQAEEGTDWLLELLTELQLQQYFLRIRDELNVTRLSHFEYVKNEDLEKIGMGRPGQRRLWEAVKRRKAMCKRKSWMSKVFSGKRPESELPPQPQSTFRKPPTPPPPEAGGQHSLTCLVRERDLSLFEKLGDGSFGVVRRGEWCTPAGKTLNVAVKCLKTDVLSQPEALDDFIREVNAMHSLDHRNLIRLYGVVLSHPMKMVTELAPLGSLLDRLRKNQGHFLISTLCQYAIQVAKGMAYLESKRFIHRDLAARNILLASSELVKIGDFGLMRALPKNDDHYVMQEHRKVPFAWCAPESLKTRTFSHASDTWMFGVTLWEMFTYGQEPWIGLNGSQILHKIDKEGERLPRPEDCPQDVYNVMLQCWAHKPEDRPTFVALRDFLVEAQPTDMRALQDFEEPDKLHIQMNDIITVIEGRAENYWWRGQNKRTLKVGQFPRNTVTSVAGLSAHDISQPLKNSFIHTGHGDTNPQHCWGFPDKIDELYLGNPMDPPDVLGVDLSAARPTQLPGRAKRQPPPRPPQPTVLLTKPCYDPVSEEEEGLPGGLRKLCLKKPGTGKGLRPVKPSARVPGTKVGERHPDRPPSEGLAGSEVTLIDFGEEVPQGSPSPVGELTAPSLTKLAMEAFSLLDKTPPQSPTRALPRPLHPTPVVDWDARPLPPPPAYDDVAQDEDDFEVCSITSPPSRRGKTNYGFMDEGERGPALEDNLFLPPKETKQPSLTQTTELFEELQQECMKRLNVPLGPATPTDDKPQIPPRIPIPPRPLRRNEPGRWSGELSPASGGEEDRPPQIPPRDPLSQPTSRTPSPMALQVGSPQQRATLCSCLSTSPGKPMPTTQSFALDPKYATPKVIQAQGKDCSKGPCILPIVKDGQKVSSTHYYLLPERPAYLDKYEKFFKEAKSPEEVPASRLVTTATVRPMVQQPPPDCKANFSSNNSNPGPKCLVKASCSLQKIIYDGPDGYRPADKIRLVQDTVHGVTTEECQAALQNHGWSVQRAVQYLKVEQLFCLGLKSRGECHRVLEMFDWNLAQASSHLLDPYSTARQK; this is translated from the exons atgctggggatgctgctgccagccccagaaccccccacccacccctccGCAGGTGCCCGGCAGGGGGGTACGGTGCCTCCTCACCCACCCCGCTTGCCGCAGAGCCCCGGCTGCCGGACGATGCTCCCCCCTCGTCCTCCTCCGCCCGGCTGCCTTCGTTGCATccctgctggggggctgcagcctgccggggtggggggagaagggggctgCGAGCGCGGCGCTGGGGCTGGCGGCGATGCTGCCGCGTCTCTGCTCGGGTGCCGGAGCGGGGAGAGCAGGCGGGCGGTTGGGCTGCCGAGCCGGGAGGACGACAGCGGTGCCAGGCCGGGATCGGG CAACTTTCTGCCATGTGATCCCGCGCCCGGCTCCAGCCCTCGCCACCCCCGGGCAGGCGCGGGAGCCACCGTAGAGCCCCCCACCCGCAgccgccgcgccgcagcccccgccatGGGTGAAAGATGCGACTACCAGCGCCTGAGCAGcgccgaggaagaggaggaggaggagatgctcggccccctgccccacagctacTCGGACAGCACCGGGCAGGGGGCCCTGCGGCCGGGCACCGGGCACCCCGCGCCGTGCCCACGGCGGGACATCGCCCCGGGCATGCGGTGCCGGCGG CGGCTGAGCTGTAGCATGCAGGCGGAGGAGGGCACGGactggctgctggagctgctcaccgagctgcagctgcagcagtacTTCCTGCGCATCCGGGACGAGCTCAACGTCACCCGTCTCTCCCACTTCGAGTACGTCAAAAATGAGGATCTGGAGAAGATCGGCATGGGACGCCCCG GCCAGCGGCGGCTGTGGGAGGCAGTGAAGCGGAGGAAAGCCATGTGCAAGCGGAAATCCTGGATGAGCAAG GTGTTCAGCGGGAAGCGCCCTGAGTCGGAGCTGCCGCCCCAGCCCCAGAGCACCTTCCGCAAGCCCCCCACACCGCCGCCCCCCGAAGCTGGGGGCCAGCACTCTCTCACATGCCTGGTGCGGGAGCGGGACCTCTCGCTCTTCGAGAAGCTGGGCGACGGCTCCTTCGGCGTCGTGCGTCGTGGCGAGTGGTGCACGCCCGCCGGCAAGACG CTGAACGTGGCGGTGAAGTGCCTCAAGACAGACGTGCTGAGCCAGCCAGAGGCACTGGACGACTTCATCCGGGAGGTGAACGCCATGCACTCCCTGGACCACAGGAACCTCATCCGCCTCTACGGTGTGGTGCTCTCCCACCCCATGAAGATG GTGACAGAGCTGGCCCCGCTGGGCTCCCTCCTGGACCGCCTGCGGAAGAACCAGGGCCATTTCCTGATCTCCACCCTCTGCCAGTACGCCATCCAGGTGGCCAAGGGCATGGCCTACCTGGAGTCCAAGCGCTTCATCCACCGGGACCTGGCTGCCCGCAACATCCTGCTGGCCTCCAGCGAGCTGGTCAAGATCGGGGACTTCGGGCTGATGCGGGCCCTGCCCAAAAATGACGACCACTACGTTATGCAGGAGCATCGCAAGGTCCCCTTTGCCTG GTGCGCTCCTGAGAGCCTGAAAACGCGCACCTTCTCCCACGCCAGTGACACCTGGATGTTCGGGGTGACCCTCTGGGAGATGTTCACCTATGGACAGGAGCCCTGGATTGGCCTCAACGGCAGCCAG ATCCTGCACAAGATAGACAAGGAGGGCGAGCGGCTGCCGCGGCCCGAGGACTGTCCCCAGGACGTCTACAACGTCATGCTGCAGTGCTGGGCGCACAAGCCCGAGGACCGACCCACCTTTGTGGCCCTGCGGGACTTCTTGGTGGAG GCCCAGCCCACCGACATGAGGGCACTGCAGGACTTCGAGGAGCCCGACAAGCTGCACATCCAGATGAACGACATCATCACGGTCATCGAGGGCAG gGCCGAGAATTACTGGTGGCGGGGTCAGAATAAGCGGACCCTAAAAGTGGGCCAGTTCCCCCGAAACACGGTGACCTCGGTGGCGGGGCTGTCGGCCCACGACATCAGCCAGCCGCTTAAAAACAGCTTCATCCACACAGGCCATGGAGACACCAACCCGCAGCACTGCTGGGGGTTTCCCGATAAAATTGATGA GCTGTACCTGGGAAATCCCATGGACCCTCCTGACGTTTTAGGTGTGGACCTGAGTGCTGCCAGACCCACCCAGCTACCAGGAAGGGCTAAAA GGCAGCCGCCTCCGCGCCCGCCTCAGCCTACCGTCCTGCTCACCA AGCCTTGCTACGACCCGGtcagtgaggaagaggagggtctgcccggggGTCTCAGGAAGCTCTGCCTGAAGAAACCAGGCACAGGGAAGGGTCTGCGACCGGTGAAGCCATCGGCGCGGGTACCGGGCACCAAGGTGGGTGAGCGGCATCCTGACCGGCCACCAAGCGAGGGACTGGCAGGCAGCGAGGTGACCCTCATCGACTTCGGGGAGGAAGTGCCTCAAGGTAGCCCATCGCCGGTGGGGGAGCTGACGGCCCCATCGTTGACCAAGCTGGCCATGGAGGCCTTCTCCTTGCTGGACAAGACCCCACCGCAGAGCCCCACGCGGGCTctaccccggcccctccaccccACGCCGGTGGTGGACTGGGATGCCCGCCCCTTGCCCCCACCGCCCGCCTATGATGACGTGGCACAGGATGAGGATGACTTCGAGGTCTGCTCCATCACCAGCCCCCCGAGCCGGCGGGGCAAGACCAACTACGGCTTCATGGACGAGGGCGAGCGGGGACCGGCACTGGAGGACAACCTCTTCCTGCCCCCCAAGGAGACCAAGCAGCCCAGCCTGACGCAGACCACTGAGCTCTTcgaggagctgcagcaggagtGCATGAAGAGGCTCAACGTCCCCCTGGGACCAGCTACCCCCACTGATGACAAGCCCCAAATCCCCccccgcatccccatcccaccccggcCCCTGCGCCGCAACGAGCCCGGGCGCTGGTCAGGGGAGCTCTCCCCGGCTTCGGGGGGTGAGGAAGACCGTCCGCCCCAGATCCCCCCCCGGGACCCGCTGTCACAGCCCACCTCGCGGACGCCCAGCCCCATGGCCCTGCAGGTGGGCTCCCCCCAGCAACGCGCcaccctctgctcctgcctctccACCTCGCCGGGGAAGCCCATGCCCACCACGCAGAGCTTCGCCCTTGACCCCAAGTACGCCACCCCCAAGGTCATCCAGGCGCAGGGCAAGGACTGCTCCAAGGGACCCTGCATCCTGCCCATTGTGAAGGATGGGCAGAAGGTCAGCAGCACCCACTACTACCTGCTGCCCGAGCGCCCTGCCTACCTGGACAAGTATGAGAAGTTTTTCAAGGAGGCCAAAAGCCCTGAGGAGGTGCCGGCATCCCGCCTGGTCACCACAGCCACCGTCCGTCCCATGGTGCAGCAGCCGCCACCAGACTGCAAGGCCAACTTCTCCTCCAACAATAGCAACCCTGGGCCCAAGTGCCTGGTGAAAGCCTCCTGCAGCCTCCAGAAGATCATCTACGATGGGCCAGATGGCTACCGACCTGCTGACAAGATTCGGCTG gtgcaggacacggTGCATGGCGTGACCACCGAGGAGTGCCAGGCAGCCCTGCAGAACCACGGCTGGAGTGTCCAACGGGCTGTCCAGTACCTGAAG GTGGAGCAGCTCTTCTGCCTGGGGCTGAAGTCCCGCGGCGAGTGCCACCGGGTGCTGGAGATGTTCGACTGGAACCTGGCCCAGGCCAGCTCCCACCTCCTTGACCCCTACAGCACGGCCCGCCAGAAGTAG